The Castor canadensis chromosome 8, mCasCan1.hap1v2, whole genome shotgun sequence genome contains a region encoding:
- the Rrp7a gene encoding ribosomal RNA-processing protein 7 homolog A translates to MVARRRKGKGAARDSKEGIPSPPGYSAIPIKFSEKQQASHYLYVREHRVREGTQSTWPQKRTLFVLNVPPYCTEECLSRLLSPCGHVRSVELQEKPDLAESPKEPKSKFFQPKSVPGFQVAYVVFQKPGGVSAALTLKGPLLVSTENHPVKTGIHKWISDCEDSVLDPEALRVEVNTFMEAYDQKIAEEETKAKEEEGVPDEEGWVKVTRRGRRPVLPRTEAASLRVLEREKKKRARKELLNFYAWQHRETKMEHLAQLRKKFEEDKQRIELMRAQRKFRPY, encoded by the exons ATGGTGGCGCGCAGGAGGAAAGGCAAAGGCGCGGCGAGGGACTCTAAGGAGGGCATCCCGAGTCCACCAGGCTACTCAG CCATTCCCATCAAGTTCTCGGAAAAGCAGCAGGCTTCTCACTATCTCTATGTGAGGGAACACAGAGTTCGAGAAGGCACCCAGTCTACCTGGCCTCAGAAGCGTACCCTTTTTGTCCTCAACGTGCCCCCATACTGCACAGAG GAATGCCTGTCACGCCTCCTGTCTCCCTGTGGCCACGTCCGGTCTGTGGAGTTGCAGGAAAAGCCGGATCTTGCCGAGAGCCCAAAAGAGCCAAAGTCAAAGTTTTTTCAGCCCAAGTCTGTTCCG GGGTTCCAGGTAGCCTATGTGGTGTTTCAGAAGCCAGGAGGAGTGTCAGCTGCTTTGACCCTGAAGGGCCCTTTGCTGGTGTCTACAGAGAATCACCCTGTGAAGACTGGCATTCACA AGTGGATCAGTGACTGTGAAGATTCAGTGCTTGATCCTGAGGCGCTGAGGGTCGAGGTGAACACATTCATGGAGGCATACGACCAGAAGATAGCTGAG GAGGAGACTAAAGCcaaagaggaggaaggagtgCCTGACGAGGAGGGCTGGGTGAAGGTGACCCGTCGGGGCCGACGGCCAGTGCTGCCCCGGACAGAGGCAGCCAGCCTTCGGGTgctggagagggagaaaaagaaacgtGCCCGCAAAGAGCTGCTTAACTTCTATGCCTGGCAGCACCGCGAGACCAAGATGGAAC ACCTAGCACAACTGCGTAAGAAGTTTGAGGAAGACAAGCAGAGGATCGAGCTGATGCGGGCCCAACGCAAATTCCGACCCTACTGA